In Heterodontus francisci isolate sHetFra1 chromosome 46, sHetFra1.hap1, whole genome shotgun sequence, a single window of DNA contains:
- the clk2a gene encoding dual specificity protein kinase CLK2 isoform X2 — translation MPRLRRYRSSDRESRDSYHDRYRRSRRGRRRSRSRSRSSDRDRRRRNESYLRSRSIENCSCDRRLYNERRYCDAYRGNYSRDQGDGYHESDYCSRNSYDYRRSQERDRSYRSRKSSRRKHKRRRRRSRSYSRSSSRSHQSSRRAKSVEDDNEGHLIYRNGDWLQERYEIVNTLGEGTFGKVVQCVDHRRGGSRVALKIIKNVEKYREAARLEINVLEKINEKDPDNKFQCVQMFDWFDYHGHICISFELLGQSTFDFLKDNSYTPYPIHQVRHMAFQTCHAVNFLHDNKLTHTDLKPENILFVNSDYDVVCNVEKKREERVVKNTATRVVDFGSATFDHEHHSTIVSTRHYRAPEVILELGWSQPCDVWSIGCIIFEYYLGFTLFQTHDNREHLAMMERILGPIPARMIRKTRKQKYFYHGRLDWDESSSAGRYVRENCKPLKRYMIAESEEHCQLFDLIERMLEYEPSKRITLADSLRHPFFDCLKTEQKNTKAWDSNRDISR, via the exons ATGCCTCGTTTGAGGCGGTACCGCTCGTCAGACCGGGAGAGCCGGGACAGTTACCACGATCGTTACCGAAGAAGCAGGCGTGGGAGGCGGAGATCCCGGTCCCGATCAAGGAGCAGTGATAGAGACAGACGGCGCAGGAATGAAAGTTACTTAAGGTCCAGAAG TATAGAGAACTGTTCGTGCGACAGACGACTGTACAATGAGAGGAGGTACTGTGACGCTTACCGGGGCAACTACAGCCGAGACCAGGGAGATGGCTACCACGAGTCGGACTACTGCTCTCGCAATTCATACGACTACCGGCGCTCGCAGGAACGGGACAGGAGCTACAGGAGTCGGAAGAGCAGCAGACGTAAGCACAAACGGCGGCGCCGCAGAAGCAGGTCATATAGCCGCTCCTCCTCG CGGAGTCATCAGAGCAGCAGAAGGGCCAAGAGTGTGGAAGATGACAACGAGGGCCACCTGATCTATCGCAACGGCGACTGGCTACAAGAACGAT ATGAAATTGTTAACACTTTAGGTGAAGGAACCTTTGGCAAAGTCGTACAGTGTGTTGACCATCGAAG GGGTGGTTCACGGGTGGCTCTTAAAATAATTAAGAATGTGGAAAAATATAGAGAAGCTGCCCGGCTAGAAATTAATGTACTGGAGAAAATCAATGAGAAGGATCCAGATAATAAATT TCAATGTGTACAGATGTTTGATTGGTTCGATTACCATGGCCATATATGTATATCTTTTGAATTACTTGGCCAGAGCACCTTTGATTTTTTGAAGGATAACAGTTACACACCGTATCCTATTCATCAAGTGAGACATATGGCCTTCCAGACCTGCCATGCAGTTAACT TTTTACATGACAACAAGCTCACTCACACCGACTTAAAGCCAGAGAACATTCTTTTTGTAAATTCCGACTATGACGTTGTGTGTAATGTGGAAAAG AAGCGTGAAGAGCGAGTGGTTAAAAATACAGCGACCAGGGTTGTGGACTTTGGCAGTGCCACCTTTGACCATGAGCATCACAGCACTATAGTCTCCACAAGACACTATAGAGCACCAGAAGTTATATTAG AGCTTGGGTGGTCCCAGCCATGTGACGTGTGGAGCATCGGCTGTATCATTTTTGAATATTACCTCGGCTTTACACTTTTCCAG ACCCATGATAATCGAGAGCATTTGGCCATGATGGAGAGAATCCTAGGTCCAATTCCAGCAAGAATGATCCGAAAGACCAG AAAACAGAAGTATTTCTATCATGGCCGCTTGGATTGGGATGAAAGCAGTTCTGCTGGAAGATATGTAAGAGAGAACTGCAAACCATTAAAA CGATACATGATTGCCGAGAGTGAGGAGCACTGCCAGTTGTTTGATCTGATCGAGAGAATGTTGGAGTACGAGCCATCCAAAAGGATAACTCTAGCGGACTCCCTGCGACATCCTTTCTTTGACTGCCTCAAAACTGAACAGAAAAACACAAAAGCCTGGGACTCCAATCGTGATATCAGTAGATGA
- the clk2a gene encoding dual specificity protein kinase CLK2 isoform X1, translated as MPRLRRYRSSDRESRDSYHDRYRRSRRGRRRSRSRSRSSDRDRRRRNESYLRSRSIENCSCDRRLYNERRYCDAYRGNYSRDQGDGYHESDYCSRNSYDYRRSQERDRSYRSRKSSRRKHKRRRRRSRSYSRSSSRSHQSSRRAKSVEDDNEGHLIYRNGDWLQERCTSLNHEIVNTLGEGTFGKVVQCVDHRRGGSRVALKIIKNVEKYREAARLEINVLEKINEKDPDNKFQCVQMFDWFDYHGHICISFELLGQSTFDFLKDNSYTPYPIHQVRHMAFQTCHAVNFLHDNKLTHTDLKPENILFVNSDYDVVCNVEKKREERVVKNTATRVVDFGSATFDHEHHSTIVSTRHYRAPEVILELGWSQPCDVWSIGCIIFEYYLGFTLFQTHDNREHLAMMERILGPIPARMIRKTRKQKYFYHGRLDWDESSSAGRYVRENCKPLKRYMIAESEEHCQLFDLIERMLEYEPSKRITLADSLRHPFFDCLKTEQKNTKAWDSNRDISR; from the exons ATGCCTCGTTTGAGGCGGTACCGCTCGTCAGACCGGGAGAGCCGGGACAGTTACCACGATCGTTACCGAAGAAGCAGGCGTGGGAGGCGGAGATCCCGGTCCCGATCAAGGAGCAGTGATAGAGACAGACGGCGCAGGAATGAAAGTTACTTAAGGTCCAGAAG TATAGAGAACTGTTCGTGCGACAGACGACTGTACAATGAGAGGAGGTACTGTGACGCTTACCGGGGCAACTACAGCCGAGACCAGGGAGATGGCTACCACGAGTCGGACTACTGCTCTCGCAATTCATACGACTACCGGCGCTCGCAGGAACGGGACAGGAGCTACAGGAGTCGGAAGAGCAGCAGACGTAAGCACAAACGGCGGCGCCGCAGAAGCAGGTCATATAGCCGCTCCTCCTCG CGGAGTCATCAGAGCAGCAGAAGGGCCAAGAGTGTGGAAGATGACAACGAGGGCCACCTGATCTATCGCAACGGCGACTGGCTACAAGAACGATGTACAAGCTTAAATC ATGAAATTGTTAACACTTTAGGTGAAGGAACCTTTGGCAAAGTCGTACAGTGTGTTGACCATCGAAG GGGTGGTTCACGGGTGGCTCTTAAAATAATTAAGAATGTGGAAAAATATAGAGAAGCTGCCCGGCTAGAAATTAATGTACTGGAGAAAATCAATGAGAAGGATCCAGATAATAAATT TCAATGTGTACAGATGTTTGATTGGTTCGATTACCATGGCCATATATGTATATCTTTTGAATTACTTGGCCAGAGCACCTTTGATTTTTTGAAGGATAACAGTTACACACCGTATCCTATTCATCAAGTGAGACATATGGCCTTCCAGACCTGCCATGCAGTTAACT TTTTACATGACAACAAGCTCACTCACACCGACTTAAAGCCAGAGAACATTCTTTTTGTAAATTCCGACTATGACGTTGTGTGTAATGTGGAAAAG AAGCGTGAAGAGCGAGTGGTTAAAAATACAGCGACCAGGGTTGTGGACTTTGGCAGTGCCACCTTTGACCATGAGCATCACAGCACTATAGTCTCCACAAGACACTATAGAGCACCAGAAGTTATATTAG AGCTTGGGTGGTCCCAGCCATGTGACGTGTGGAGCATCGGCTGTATCATTTTTGAATATTACCTCGGCTTTACACTTTTCCAG ACCCATGATAATCGAGAGCATTTGGCCATGATGGAGAGAATCCTAGGTCCAATTCCAGCAAGAATGATCCGAAAGACCAG AAAACAGAAGTATTTCTATCATGGCCGCTTGGATTGGGATGAAAGCAGTTCTGCTGGAAGATATGTAAGAGAGAACTGCAAACCATTAAAA CGATACATGATTGCCGAGAGTGAGGAGCACTGCCAGTTGTTTGATCTGATCGAGAGAATGTTGGAGTACGAGCCATCCAAAAGGATAACTCTAGCGGACTCCCTGCGACATCCTTTCTTTGACTGCCTCAAAACTGAACAGAAAAACACAAAAGCCTGGGACTCCAATCGTGATATCAGTAGATGA